A stretch of the Argentina anserina chromosome 6, drPotAnse1.1, whole genome shotgun sequence genome encodes the following:
- the LOC126799550 gene encoding gibberellin-regulated protein 14, giving the protein MASKAFLLLSVTVLFVATRASSSHDLHEELKIKAAYVQSQAPPPIPIVKAPAPPPLVTKPPVVPVAPVVKPPTYAPPPKVIKAPTPAPPLAKPPTYAPPPKVIKAPTPAPPLAKPPVAPVVKPPTYAPPPKVIKAPPPAPSLPKPPVKPPTYAPPLPTVKSKKDCIPLCEQRCSLHSRKRTCMRACMTCCDRCKCVPPGTYGNRERCGKCYTDMTTHGNRPKCP; this is encoded by the exons ATGGCTTCCAAAgccttcctcctcctctcgGTCACCGTTCTCTTTGTTGCCACAAGG GCTTCATCATCTCATGATCTTCATGAGGAACTCAAGATAAAG GCTGCTTATGTCCAAAGCCAAGCACCGCCACCAATTCCGATTGTCAAAGCTCCGGCGCCACCACCTCTAGTGACCAAGCCACCAGTAGTTCCTGTGGCTCCAGTAGTGAAGCCACCTACTTATGCTCCACCGCCAAAAGTGATCAAGGCACCCACTCCAGCACCACCTCTAGCTAAGCCACCAACTTATGCTCCACCGCCAAAAGTGATCAAAGCGCCCACTCCAGCACCACCTCTAGCTAAGCCACCAGTGGCTCCAGTAGTGAAGCCACCAACTTATGCTCCACCACCAAAAGTGATTAAGGCACCTCCTCCAGCTCCATCACTGCCCAAGCCACCAGTGAAGCCTCCCACCTATGCTCCACCACTTCCCACTGTCAAATCTAAAAAGG ATTGTATTCCACTATGTGAACAAAGGTGCTCTTTGCACTCGAGGAAGAGGACGTGCATGAGGGCTTGCATGACATGCTGTGACCGCTGCAAATGCGTGCCACCAGGAACTTACGGCAACCGGGAAAGATGCGGGAAGTGCTACACAGACATGACCACCCACGGCAACAGACCCAAGTGCCCTTAA
- the LOC126797439 gene encoding uncharacterized protein LOC126797439: MATISVTAFSLLHPIPTLTHSHSHFPSPTLSFRSLSKRLSSLSKTRSRRPTFLRSAEEETLVEPVPEEAEQPVSVPVSPSDTLTMFFQADGTLSDAAVPAVTKALEGTEGVSNLKVEVHEGIGIVELKKQTTVQATGVASSLVEAIQSSGFKLQTLNLSFEEEEEIAV, from the exons ATGGCTACCATTTCAGTCACAGCATTCTCACTTCTGCACCCAATCCCTACCCTCACCCATTCACATTCCCATTTCCCATCTCCCACTCTCTCCTTTCGAAGCCTTTCCAAGCGTTTGAGTTCACTCAGCAAGACCAGGTCCCGCAGACCCACATTTCTGAGGTCAGCTGAGGAAGAAACACTTGTCGAACCAGTCCCTGAAGAAGCCGAGCAGCCTGTTTCGGTGCCTGTTTCACCTTCCGACACTCTCACCATGTTTTTTCAG GCCGATGGAACGTTGAGTGATGCTGCTGTGCCTGCAGTGACCAAAGCGTTAGAG GGAACTGAAGGGGTTAGCAACTTGAAGGTTGAAGTTCATGAGGGTATTGGAATTGTTGAG TTGAAAAAGCAGACAACAGTACAAGCTACTGGGGTTGCTTCCAGTTTGGTTGAGGCCATACAGAGTTCAGGATTCAAACTACaaactttgaatttgagttttgaggaagaagaggaaattGCTGTATAG
- the LOC126799527 gene encoding xyloglucan glycosyltransferase 4-like has protein sequence MAPNNSVAVSIENSFSKTKSFEKQKAASTKQFTWVLLLKVNRIFACLSWLPMAFRKRISSSDMSDEEPRNRGKLYRFIQAFLVLSIVALGVEVIAHYKNWNLNLVHHPWEVQGLLHWSYMAWLSFRVDYIAPVAIFLSKFCIVLFLIQSLDRLVLCLGCFWIKFKKIKPRIEPEAYDVEDPSSFPMVLLQIPMCNEREVYEQSIAAACQMDWPRDRLLIQVLDDSDDIILQNLIQDEISSWNQKGVNIIYRHRLIRTGYKAGNLKSAMGCEYVKDYEFVAIFDADFTPNPDFLKLTVPHFKGNPELGLVQARWSFVNKDENLLTRLQNINLCFHFEVEQQVNGVFLNFFGFNGTAGVWRIKALEESGGWLERTTVEDMDIAVRAHLNGWKFIFLNDVEALCELPESYEAYKKQQHRWHSGPMQLFRLCLPAILTSKISIFKKANLIFLFFLLRKLILPFYSFTLFCIILPLTMFIPEAELPLWVICYVPIFMSFLNILPSPKSFPFLVPYLLFENTMSVTKFNAMVSGLFQLGSSYEWVVTKKTGRSSESDLFALAERESSGEEKILRRNSESGLELLSKLKEQEVAPPKKKKKNGIYRKELALAFLLLTASARSFLSAHGVHFYFLLFQGLSFLVVGLDLIGEQVS, from the exons ATGGCTCCAAACAACTCAGTTGCAGTCTCGATTGAGAACTCTTTCTCAAAGACCAAGTCTTTCGAGAAGCAGAAAGCAGCGAGCACCAAGCAGTTCACATGGGTTCTTCTTCTCAAAGTCAACAGAATCTTTGCTTGTCTCTCATGGCTTCCAATGGCATTCAGAAAACGCATTAGTTCATCAGATATGAGCGATGAGGAGCCGAGAAATCGAGGGAAGTTGTATAGATTTATTCAGGCATTTCTTGTTTTGTCAATTGTGGCTTTGGGAGTTGAAGTGATTGCTCATTACAAGAACTGGAACTTGAATCTGGTTCATCATCCTTGGGAGGTTCAGGGTCTGCTGCACTGGTCCTATATGGCTTGGTTGTCTTTCAGAGTCGACTATATTGCCCCTGTGGCTATATTCCTCTCGAAATTTTGTATTGTATTGTTCTTGATTCAATCTCTTGATAGATTAGTTTTGTGTCTTGGATGTTTCTGgatcaaattcaagaagatAAAGCCAAGGATTGAGCCGGAAGCATATGATGTTGAAGACCCTTCTAGCTTCCCAATGGTCCTTCTTCAGATTCCCATGTGCAATGAGAGAGAG GTGTATGAACAATCCATTGCAGCCGCGTGCCAGATGGATTGGCCAAGAGACAGACTTTTGATTCAAGTTTTAGACGACTCAGACGACATAATCCTGCAGAATTTGATCCAGGATGAAATTTCTTCATGGAATCAGAAAGGTGTCAACATTATCTATAGGCATAGATTGATCAGAACAGGGTACAAAGCTGGGAATCTTAAATCTGCCATGGGTTGTGAGTATGTCAAAGACTACGAGTTTGTGGCAATTTTTGATGCTGATTTCACACCCAATCCTGATTTCCTTAAACTCACTGTTCCTCATTTCAAG GGAAACCCAGAATTAGGCCTAGTCCAGGCTAGGTGGTCCTTTGTGAACAAGGATGAGAATTTACTTACAAGGCTGCAAAACATTAACTTGTGCTTCCATTTTGAAGTGGAGCAGCAAGTGAATGGTgtttttctaaattttttcGGGTTCAACGGAACCGCTGGAGTTTGGAGGATTAAGGCTTTGGAAGAGTCAGGAGGTTGGCTAGAGAGGACAACAGTCGAAGACATGGACATTGCAGTTCGAGCACACTTGAATGGATGGAAATTCATATTCCTCAATGATGTAGAAGCCCTCTGTGAGTTACCAGAGTCTTATGAAGCTTACAAGAAGCAACAGCACCGATGGCATTCGGGTCCGATGCAGCTCTTCAGATTATGCCTTCCAGCTATCTTAACTTCCAAG ATATCTATATTCAAGAAGGCTAACTTGATATTTCTGTTCTTTCTTTTGAGGAAGCTAATTCTTCCCTTTTACTCATTCACATTGTTCTGTATCATACTTCCATTGACCATGTTCATTCCTGAGGCTGAACTTCCCCTTTGGGTTATTTGTTATGTGCCCATTTTCATGTCCTTCCTAAACATTTTACCATCCCCAAAATCTTTCCCTTTCTTAGTCCCATACTTACTCTTTGAGAACACAATGTCCGTGACAAAATTCAATGCCATGGTCTCCGGCCTATTTCAACTGGGAAGTTCTTATGAGTGGGTGGTCACAAAGAAGACTGGAAGATCATCTGAATCAGATTTGTTTGCGCTTGCTGAAAGGGAATCGTCAGGTGAAGAGAAGATCCTAAGGAGGAACTCCGAGTCTGGTTTGGAATTGTTGAGCAAACTCAAGGAACAAGAAGTAGCACCtcccaagaagaagaagaaaaatgggaTCTACAGGAAAGAGCTTGCTCTTGCTTTTCTCTTACTCACAGCATCAGCAAGAAGCTTCCTATCAGCTCATGGAGTTCACTTCTATTTTTTGCTTTTCCAAGGCTTGTCCTTTCTTGTTGTAGGCTTGGACTTAATAGGTGAGCAGGTTAGCTAA